TAAGCACTAATTGCACATCGGCTATTAGCCAGTTAGTACTTTGCTGCCAACTACTAAGTGCTGGCCCAACGAGTAAGAGTAATGCAGCGCCAGCCCATAACAATACGGCTTTAGGTTGGCTTTGGCTAAGTGATAATAACATTAATGCTAGTATTAGCGCTTTATAGCCTACTGCTAAGCCGTAGCTAGTGCCGCTACTTTGCAGTAACGCACCATTGACGCTATCGACCAATAAAAACCAAGGGATAAGCCAACATAAAAACCCATCGGCATAGCGGTCTGGCCAACTAGTATTTAGCCAACTGACATCCTTGTTTTTTGTCATCAGTTATTATTCGCTCTTATTCACTTTTTAAACAAGCCGGTAATGCCTTTACTAAATAAGCGCATCCGCCACTTACTTAATAAGCTCAGCTTATGTTTTAGGTAATAACGCCACTTTAAACCGGTTAAGCCATAACGCGCACTGCTAAAAAAGCCCAGTAAAGATAACGGCTGATGCTGCATAGTTTGGCGGTAATACATTTGATTTTGTAAATTTCGCTCAGACATTAAACCGCGATGTTTGGCTACAAATTGTTTATGAGCATCTAAGCGCTTGGGCGAATCGGTGATCCGGCCGTGTTCATGACCAACATTCACTTTATAGCTAGGCTCGGCAATGCGTAGCGCAGGGCCATAATCACGTACTACTCGCACCCACATGTCATAATCTTGAAATGCCGCTAAAGTAATATCAAAACCGCCCAATGCCAGCATTCTATCGCGCTTAACTAAGGCTTGATTAGATAACACATGCAAGTCGAGTAATTCATCTAGTGCTACTACTTTACGTTCGGTATGCAGTCTTTTTTGTATCGAGCCGTAATCCCAAATATAGCCTGAACAAACACAGCTATATTTGTCGTCATAGGCCTCAAATAAACTTTGTAAGCGATTAGGCAAAAACTCATCGTCGTCATCAATGCCGGTAACAAAGTCACCATTCGCGGCCTCAATGGCTCTATTTCGTGCCGCACAGGCGCCTTGGCCTTTGGCTTGGCGAAACAAGCGAACTCTCGCATCATCAATATAACGTTGGTTTAATAACTGCCATGTATTATCGGGCGAAGCATCGTCTACCACTAACAACTCAATATTAGGGTAGCTTTGTGTTAAAACTGAATCAATAGCGCGTATCGCCATATCTACCCGATTATAGGTCGGCATATAAACACTGATCAGAGGTAAAGTCGCTGCAGTAACCATTATTTATTTACCCTTTTTCTAAATACCATCAAATTTTACCGCGCAAATACCACCAGACATAGCGCAACAAACCAAGTTGTCGACCAATGCGGCTGGGTTGCGATAATAAACGATACGCCCATTCTAAGTTTAACTTGCACCATAATGCCGGTGCCCGCTTTACGTTACCAGTGAATACATCATAAGTACCGCCAACACCCATGTAAAAGCAATCTGGATGCTGTTTTGCAATACGCTGAATAAGTAGCTCTTGCTTAGGCGAGCCCATAGCTACACTCACTATACGGGCACCGCTTTGTTGAATACTGGCAATTAAGGCCGCTTCATCTTTAAAATAACCATCAACGGCACCAACTAAATTTACTTGCTGTAGCTTAAGTTTAGCCGCAGTTTGTTTATTGATTTCTGGGGTAGCACCGACAATAAATACCGGCACCTGATAAGTCGCCGCACGTTGCATTAATTGCTGCCAAAACTCAC
The sequence above is drawn from the Rheinheimera salexigens genome and encodes:
- a CDS encoding glycosyltransferase, whose product is MVTAATLPLISVYMPTYNRVDMAIRAIDSVLTQSYPNIELLVVDDASPDNTWQLLNQRYIDDARVRLFRQAKGQGACAARNRAIEAANGDFVTGIDDDDEFLPNRLQSLFEAYDDKYSCVCSGYIWDYGSIQKRLHTERKVVALDELLDLHVLSNQALVKRDRMLALGGFDITLAAFQDYDMWVRVVRDYGPALRIAEPSYKVNVGHEHGRITDSPKRLDAHKQFVAKHRGLMSERNLQNQMYYRQTMQHQPLSLLGFFSSARYGLTGLKWRYYLKHKLSLLSKWRMRLFSKGITGLFKK
- a CDS encoding WecB/TagA/CpsF family glycosyltransferase, which codes for MNSQQPTQQDTVNLQKNQPNPSADQMTEANSEMKTVATVKIGPVEVAAFKDMQQMLELVIKPDASVFAGSAIAINPEKILTAMKNPQIEAVINQADIRYADGIGVVTVMRKRLGKAVQRIPGCEFWQQLMQRAATYQVPVFIVGATPEINKQTAAKLKLQQVNLVGAVDGYFKDEAALIASIQQSGARIVSVAMGSPKQELLIQRIAKQHPDCFYMGVGGTYDVFTGNVKRAPALWCKLNLEWAYRLLSQPSRIGRQLGLLRYVWWYLRGKI